In Harpia harpyja isolate bHarHar1 chromosome 12, bHarHar1 primary haplotype, whole genome shotgun sequence, a single window of DNA contains:
- the MAP6D1 gene encoding MAP6 domain-containing protein 1 isoform X2 → MAWPCISRVCCLARFWSQLDKSDLSVPLTIHNYSDIEEQEDGAPQRGGPPPRGSARPPAPAPRPRDPAAGKPGGRRKGRAAAGEPFAAETQYRRDFRAWPLPRRDAFPWVSASSGGGRDGAASQPAPGRAACALPGSGGRPAADGCGGPEQLRPRSQADGGHTTSYRQEYRPWTGAKPSKPIKTKQGFIIPEDHFVQETSYKADFKAPSRILNV, encoded by the exons aTGGCTTGGCCCTGCATCAGCCGGGTGTGCTGCCTGGCCCGCTTCTGGAGCCAGCTGGACAAGTCCGACCTCTCCGTGCCGCTCACCATCCACAACTACTCGGACATCGAGGAGCAGGAGGACGGGGCGCCCCAGCGCGGCGGGCCCCCCCCAcggggcagcgcccgcccgcccgccccggccccccgcccgcgGGACCCCGCCGCCGGGAAGCCGGGCGGCCGCAGGAAGGGCCGGGCGGCCGCCGGAGAGCCCTTCGCGGCGGAGACCCAGTACCGGCGGGACTTCAGAGCGTGGCCCCTCCCGAGGAGGGACGCCTTCCCCTGGGTCAGCGCcagcagcggcggcgggagggacGGGGCCGCCTCCCAGCCCGCCCCGGGCCGCGCCGCCTGCGCCCTGCCCGGCAGCGGCGGGAGGCCGGCGGCGGACGGCTGCGGCGGCCCCGAGCAGCTCCGGCCGCGCTCGCAGGCGGACGGCGGCCACACCACCTCCTACAG GCAAGAGTATCGCCCATGGACTGGAGCAAAACCATCCAAGCCTATAAAGACAAAGCAAGGCTTCATTATCCCAGAAGACCATTTTGTTCAAGAGACAAGCTACAAGGCAGATTTTAAg GCGCCATCACGGATCCTCAACGTGTGA
- the MAP6D1 gene encoding MAP6 domain-containing protein 1 isoform X3: MAWPCISRVCCLARFWSQLDKSDLSVPLTIHNYSDIEEQEDGAPQRGGPPPRGSARPPAPAPRPRDPAAGKPGGRRKGRAAAGEPFAAETQYRRDFRAWPLPRRDAFPWVSASSGGGRDGAASQPAPGRAACALPGSGGRPAADGCGGPEQLRPRSQADGGHTTSYRENLGDIPSFLLLQEYQPFPMAQPCEQVEWP; encoded by the exons aTGGCTTGGCCCTGCATCAGCCGGGTGTGCTGCCTGGCCCGCTTCTGGAGCCAGCTGGACAAGTCCGACCTCTCCGTGCCGCTCACCATCCACAACTACTCGGACATCGAGGAGCAGGAGGACGGGGCGCCCCAGCGCGGCGGGCCCCCCCCAcggggcagcgcccgcccgcccgccccggccccccgcccgcgGGACCCCGCCGCCGGGAAGCCGGGCGGCCGCAGGAAGGGCCGGGCGGCCGCCGGAGAGCCCTTCGCGGCGGAGACCCAGTACCGGCGGGACTTCAGAGCGTGGCCCCTCCCGAGGAGGGACGCCTTCCCCTGGGTCAGCGCcagcagcggcggcgggagggacGGGGCCGCCTCCCAGCCCGCCCCGGGCCGCGCCGCCTGCGCCCTGCCCGGCAGCGGCGGGAGGCCGGCGGCGGACGGCTGCGGCGGCCCCGAGCAGCTCCGGCCGCGCTCGCAGGCGGACGGCGGCCACACCACCTCCTACAG gGAGAACCTTGGGGACATTCCCTCTTTTCTGCTGTTGCAGGAGTATCAGCCCTTCCCTATGGCTCAGCCCTGTGAGCAGGTTGAATGGCCCTGA
- the MAP6D1 gene encoding MAP6 domain-containing protein 1 isoform X1, which produces MAWPCISRVCCLARFWSQLDKSDLSVPLTIHNYSDIEEQEDGAPQRGGPPPRGSARPPAPAPRPRDPAAGKPGGRRKGRAAAGEPFAAETQYRRDFRAWPLPRRDAFPWVSASSGGGRDGAASQPAPGRAACALPGSGGRPAADGCGGPEQLRPRSQADGGHTTSYRQEYRPWTGAKPSKPIKTKQGFIIPEDHFVQETSYKADFKIPEVKTRFSPNPSAVFQAPSRILNV; this is translated from the exons aTGGCTTGGCCCTGCATCAGCCGGGTGTGCTGCCTGGCCCGCTTCTGGAGCCAGCTGGACAAGTCCGACCTCTCCGTGCCGCTCACCATCCACAACTACTCGGACATCGAGGAGCAGGAGGACGGGGCGCCCCAGCGCGGCGGGCCCCCCCCAcggggcagcgcccgcccgcccgccccggccccccgcccgcgGGACCCCGCCGCCGGGAAGCCGGGCGGCCGCAGGAAGGGCCGGGCGGCCGCCGGAGAGCCCTTCGCGGCGGAGACCCAGTACCGGCGGGACTTCAGAGCGTGGCCCCTCCCGAGGAGGGACGCCTTCCCCTGGGTCAGCGCcagcagcggcggcgggagggacGGGGCCGCCTCCCAGCCCGCCCCGGGCCGCGCCGCCTGCGCCCTGCCCGGCAGCGGCGGGAGGCCGGCGGCGGACGGCTGCGGCGGCCCCGAGCAGCTCCGGCCGCGCTCGCAGGCGGACGGCGGCCACACCACCTCCTACAG GCAAGAGTATCGCCCATGGACTGGAGCAAAACCATCCAAGCCTATAAAGACAAAGCAAGGCTTCATTATCCCAGAAGACCATTTTGTTCAAGAGACAAGCTACAAGGCAGATTTTAAg ATCCCAGAGGTGAAGACCAGGTTCTCCCCCAACCCTTCTGCTGTTTTCCAGGCGCCATCACGGATCCTCAACGTGTGA